From the genome of Papaver somniferum cultivar HN1 chromosome 2, ASM357369v1, whole genome shotgun sequence, one region includes:
- the LOC113350750 gene encoding uncharacterized protein LOC113350750, giving the protein MDELQRNNNLQMKHLKLLAAGQQEEVKCFFLSATICSPRKLLVELIANLFPPTPKPEGADEDEEGISDGSPMEGTDDVKEGTDGLTLDDTDEDKEGTDGFTRDDAGEDKEGFADGLLPEDTDEVIEGTTYGLTLANESITCSLPI; this is encoded by the exons ATGGATGAGCTTCAAAGAAACAACAATTTGCAAATGAAACATCTCAAGTTG CTAGCTGCAGGACAGCAGGAAGAAGTGAAGTGTTTCTTTCTCTCGGCAACAATCTGTTCACCAAG GAAGCTTTTGGTGGAGCTGATAGCAAACTTATTTCCTCCAACACCAAAGCCTGAAGGTGCAGATGAGGATGAGGAAGGGATTTCTGATGGTTCGCCAATGGAAGGTACAGATGATGTGAAAGAAGGAACTGATGGGTTAACGCTGGACGATACAGATGAGGATAAAGAAGGAACAGATGGATTTACAAGGGATGATGCAGGTGAGGATAAAGAAGGGTTTGCTGACGGTTTACTGCCAGAAGATACAGATGAGGTTATTGAAGGAACCACATATGGTTTAACACTGGCCAATGAGTCAATAACATGTTCGTTACCTATATAA
- the LOC113350749 gene encoding chlorophyllase-2, chloroplastic-like, translating to MGGVTLEVVAAPSSRPDEEVVAALVVIGGVTLKGILGRVAAAPALVIGGVTSKGMFLAPLVIELGINHVLSLFFHQKYFQIGKVHSVCSSSRSQKLYKNDIYNSFYSQLIQHIASHGFIVVAPQLYNCGGPDSSDEIKSAAAITEWLSDGLTSVLPPTVLPNLTKAALAGHSRGGKVAFALALSYSSTNKSASNGTNSTIKYSALMGIDPVDGMDKGKQTPPPVLTYVPQSFDLDMAVLVVGSGLGEIKRNRFFPPCAPKGVNHEDFYNECQAPACYLVVKDYGHTDMLDDETKGIRGKLSYCTCKNGKTREPMRQLVGGIMVAFMKAYLEDDPSYLNAIKGGKETRIPVDLQTVEFFM from the exons ATGGGAGGTGTCACGCTCGAAGTAGTAGCTGCTCCATCCTCTCGTCCTGATGAAGAAGTAGTAGCAGCTCtggtggtgattggaggtgtcacgctCAAAGGAATATTAGGAAGAGTAGCAGCTGCTccggctctggtgataggaggtgtcacgtcAAAGGGAATGTTTCTGgcaccgctggt CATAGAACTAGGTATTAATCATGTCCTCTCCCTCTTCTTCCACCAGAAATATTTTCAAATCGGGAAGGTACACAGTGTGTGTTCTTCAAGTCGATCCCAAAAGTTGTACAAGAACGACATCTACAACTCTTTCTATTCACAGCTTATCCAACACATTGCTTCACATGGTTTCATCGTTGTTGCCCCTCAG TTATACAATTGTGGAGGGCCAGATTCTAGTGATGAAATTAAGTCAGCTGCAGCAATAACGGAATGGTTATCAGATGGACTCACTAGCGTACTTCCACCGACAGTTCTACCAAATCTAACAAAAGCAGCACTTGCTGGTCATAGCAGGGGTGGTAAAGTTGCATTTGCGCTGGCCTTATCGTACAGTTCAACTAATAAATCAGCTAGTAATGGTACTAATTCAACAATCAAGTATTCAGCTCTAATGGGTATAGATCCAGTAGATGGAATGGACAAAGGAAAACAAACTCCTCCGCCAGTTCTTACCTATGTTCCTCAGTCTTTTGATCTAGACATGGCAGTTTTAGTTGTTGGTTCTGGACTTGGAGAAATCAAGAGAAACCGATTTTTCCCTCCTTGTGCTCCCAAAGGTGTAAACCATGAAGATTTTTATAATGAATGTCAAGCACCGGCTTGTTATCTTGTTGTGAAAGATTATGGACATACCGACATGCTTGATGATGAAACTAAAGGCATAAGAGGGAAACTCAGTTATTGTACTTGTAAAAATGGGAAAACTAGAGAACCTATGAGGCAACTTGTAGGGGGAATTATGGTTGCTTTTATGAAAGCTTATCTTGAAGATGATCCTAGTTACTTGAATGCTATCAAGGGTGGCAAGGAAACTAGGATTCCTGTCGATCTTCAAACTGTTGAGTTTTTCATGTGA